A single genomic interval of Plodia interpunctella isolate USDA-ARS_2022_Savannah chromosome 16, ilPloInte3.2, whole genome shotgun sequence harbors:
- the LOC128676696 gene encoding uncharacterized protein LOC128676696, which yields MAEREQMLRELLEKIAEQHNYKDARFKIEATSSEGANYSSVLYKLTITSPNKKPLCLFAKVLNFDENTRAAFADAAIFDIEYFVYVDLATIFKNLEDKCAVPDEERYKFPKFYYFHPKVYEETIILEDLAVQGYELYDRLKSVDWPYASKAIEALAKFHALAMAYEQEKPEEYKKILTEYDKKIEPAFDLMSASFEKFVETALSATKEENKEKLKKFCDKQISIGNVFRRYIKAKRKPVLIHGDFRQSNIMHKYNENGTLDLIPLDYQTIQTGSCVIDLLYFIFSGSNAEFRARYYQRLVDHYYDNLKNSLIRLRLDPEKIYPRKDFDYELREALPYGLIVSIFVLPVVTVAPENAPDLNSADMFERLAKPKVSNQYIDRINGVIDDFVKWGIL from the exons ATGGCAGAGCGCGAACAGATGTTACGTGaactattagaaaaaatagcaGAGCAGCACAACTACAAGGATGCCAGATTCAAGATAGAAGCTACTTCCAGTGAGGGAGCCAACTATTCCTCAGTACTTTACAAATTGACTATAACTTCACCAAACAAAAAACCATTATGTTTATTTGCCaaagttttgaattttgatgagAACACCCGAGCTGCCTTCGCTGATGCGGCAATTTTtgatatagaatattttgtttatgttgaTTTGgctactatatttaaaaatttggaaGATAAATGCGCAGTTCCAGATGAAGAAAGATATAAGTTTCCGAAATTCTACTACTTTCACCCAAAAGTGTACGAAGAAACTATTATTCTAGAAGATTTGGCGGTACAGGGTTACGAATTGTATGACAGGTTAAAGTCTGTTGATTGGCCTTATGCTTCCAAGGCTATAGAAGCTCTCGCGAAATTCCACGCACTAGCTATGGCATATGAACAAGAAAAACCAGAAgaatataagaaaattttaacagaatatgataaaaaaatagaacctGCTTTTGACTTAATGAGTGCGAGTTTTGAGAAATTTGTAGAAACAGCTTTATCAGCGACGAAAGAGGAAAATAAGgaaaaacttaaaaagttTTGTGATAAACAAATATCTATTGGAAATGTGTTTAGAAGGTACATTAAGGCCAAACGTAAACCCGTTCTTATTCATGGTGATTTTAGGCAGAGCAATATAATGCACAAATATAATGAG AATGGCACACTCGACCTTATCCCGCTCGACTACCAGACGATCCAAACCGGCAGCTGCGTGATCGATCTACTTTACTTCATATTTAGCGGTTCCAATGCGGAATTCCGTGCTCGCTACTACCAGCGCCTGGTGGACCACTACTATGACAATCTAAAGAATTCCTTGATTCGATTGAGACTGGATCCAGAAAAGATTTACCCCAGGAAGGACTTTGATTACGAACTACGTgag GCTCTACCTTACGGTCTCATCGTCTCCATTTTCGTACTCCCGGTGGTCACAGTGGCACCAGAAAATGCCCCTGACTTGAACAGTGCGGACATGTTTGAGAGATTGGCCAAGCCGAAGGTCAGCAACCAGTACATTGACAGAATAAACGGTGTCATAgatgattttgtaaaatggGGGATCCTGTGA
- the jhamt gene encoding juvenile hormone acid O-methyltransferase: protein MDNAELYEKGNNMQKRDALESLQDYADKIKWKQYGARILDIGSGDGTVTTRILKEYTPQNYKIIVGCDVSEKMVQFANDNHGNERTRFILLNIENYPPKELMGSFDHVVSFYTLHWIKNQKSAFMNIFDLMTEDGSCFLIFCGRNPIFDVYRTLSKRSIWRPWLENVDRFISPYHDSEDPEKEITQMLDNIGFRDIYVTCKKKHFVFDSADAIKSAVKAVNPFSIPSELYNDFLEDYLEVVRRMRIMDEANNNQSTVKYEYDLIIVHASK from the exons atggacAACGCTGAGCTGTACGAAAAAGGGAACAACATGCAAAAACGGGACGCCCTGGAATCACTACAAGATTACGCAGACAAAATCAAATGGAAACAATACGGAGCCAGAATCTTGGACATCGGCAGCGGAGACGGAACCGTGACCACCAGAATTTTAAAAGAGTACACTCCACAGAACTACAAAATAATCGTTGGTTGTGATGTGAGCGAGAAAATGGTGCAGTTCGCAAACGACAATCACGGGAACGAGAGGACCCGGTTCATCTTGCTCAACATTGAAAATTACCCGCCCAAGGAACTGATGGGATCCTTCGACCACGTAGTTTCATTTTACACACTACATTGgatcaaaaatcaaaa GTCTGCGTTTATGAACATATTCGACCTGATGACGGAAGATGGTAGCTGTTTTCTGATATTTTGCGGACGGAATCCTATATTCGATGTGTACCGAACTTTGTCCAAGAGAAGCATTTGGCGACCGTGGTTGGAAAATGTCGACCGATTCATATCTCCATACCACGACTCTGAg GACCCTGAGAAAGAAATCACACAAATGTTAGACAACATCGGGTTCCGAGACATCTACGTTACATGCAAGAAGAAGCACTTCGTTTTCGACAGCGCTGACGCTatcaaaa GTGCAGTAAAAGCCGTCAATCCATTCAGCATTCCTAGTGAACTTTACAACGACTTTCTAGAAGACTATTTGGAGGTTGTCCGGCGCATGCGCATCATGGACGAAGCGAATAATAACCAAAGCACCGTCAAGTATGAATACGACCTAATCATAGTGCacgctagtaaataa